A stretch of the Paenibacillus dendritiformis genome encodes the following:
- the dut gene encoding dUTP diphosphatase produces MLQQVHQVEIKKLPGTEDIPLPQKMSDLAAGFDLYAAVEEPLTLAPGHRALVPAGFAMAMPPYLEAQIRPRSGLAFKHGITCLNSPGTIDADYRGEVKVLLVNLGQQHFTIERKERIAQMVFQFVPQIELAEVEQLSDTARGEGGFGHTGTK; encoded by the coding sequence TTGTTACAGCAAGTCCATCAAGTTGAGATTAAAAAGTTGCCCGGAACTGAAGACATTCCGCTGCCGCAGAAGATGTCCGATCTGGCCGCGGGCTTCGATCTGTATGCGGCGGTAGAGGAGCCGCTGACGCTGGCTCCCGGCCACCGCGCCCTGGTGCCCGCCGGATTCGCGATGGCGATGCCGCCTTATTTGGAAGCGCAGATTCGCCCCCGCAGCGGGCTCGCCTTCAAGCATGGCATCACCTGCCTCAATTCCCCGGGAACGATTGACGCGGATTACCGCGGCGAGGTGAAGGTGCTGCTTGTCAATCTCGGACAGCAGCATTTCACGATTGAGCGCAAGGAGCGGATTGCGCAGATGGTCTTCCAATTCGTGCCGCAGATCGAACTCGCGGAGGTTGAACAACTGTCCGACACCGCGCGCGGCGAAGGCGGCTTCGGCCACACCGGAACGAAATAG
- a CDS encoding YlzJ-like family protein → MLHSIIPMEEIWRGYEKEPRFFEMKRNGRTLLVEAVDARTVRVERLLQEQDIQDFLQPEYMPGTMISLG, encoded by the coding sequence ATGCTCCATTCGATCATTCCGATGGAAGAAATATGGCGAGGCTATGAGAAAGAGCCTCGTTTTTTCGAGATGAAGCGGAACGGACGAACCCTGCTCGTCGAAGCGGTCGATGCGAGAACGGTCCGGGTTGAACGGCTGCTGCAGGAGCAGGATATCCAGGATTTTCTTCAACCCGAATATATGCCGGGCACGATGATTTCTCTCGGATGA
- a CDS encoding dipicolinate synthase subunit B: MNYKGITVGYALTGSHCTFEEVMPQIQRFVDAGARVIPIASNTVMTTDTRFGTSEGWQKQLKEITGNDIISTIVEAEPLGPSKLLDVMVIAPCTGNTTSKLANAMTDSPVLMAAKAQMRNQRPLVLAISTNDGLGLNAANIAKLLVAKNIYFVPFGQDNPVQKPNSLVARMDLVPETCLAALEGRQLQPLLVERCQ; the protein is encoded by the coding sequence ATGAATTATAAGGGAATCACGGTAGGTTACGCGCTGACGGGATCTCACTGCACGTTCGAGGAAGTGATGCCCCAGATTCAGCGGTTCGTCGATGCGGGAGCGCGAGTCATACCTATCGCTTCGAATACGGTAATGACGACGGACACCCGGTTCGGAACATCCGAAGGGTGGCAAAAGCAGTTGAAAGAAATAACGGGGAATGATATCATTTCTACAATTGTCGAGGCTGAGCCGCTTGGCCCGTCCAAGCTGCTGGATGTCATGGTTATCGCGCCTTGCACGGGCAATACGACGAGCAAGCTGGCGAACGCGATGACAGACAGCCCCGTCCTGATGGCCGCGAAGGCCCAGATGCGCAATCAGCGTCCGCTCGTGCTGGCCATCTCCACGAATGACGGCCTTGGCTTGAATGCGGCCAATATCGCCAAGCTGTTAGTGGCGAAGAACATATACTTCGTTCCATTCGGGCAGGACAATCCGGTTCAGAAGCCGAATTCGCTGGTCGCCCGCATGGATCTCGTGCCCGAGACCTGTCTTGCGGCGCTGGAGGGGAGACAGCTTCAGCCGCTGCTGGTGGAACGTTGCCAATGA
- the dapA gene encoding 4-hydroxy-tetrahydrodipicolinate synthase, producing MEFGRLITAMVTPFDANERIHWPEVERLIHDLIEVQRNDSLVICGTSGESPTLTDEEKVELFKFAVEKAAGRARIIAGTGSNNTAHSIHLTKLAEEAGVDGVLLVAPYYNRPNQEGLYRHFKAIAESTKLPVILYNVPGRTAVSLSVETTLRLAEIPNIVATKECASIEQMTLIVDGAPEGFYVYSGDDPLTLPLLAVGGHGIISVASHLVGAEMKTMIEAYLNGDNAEAARLHRRLYPVFKGLFHCPNPVPVKYALQLRGYHVGGVRLPLVEPSESEAAFIRELVESLN from the coding sequence GTGGAGTTCGGAAGATTGATAACCGCCATGGTGACCCCGTTCGACGCCAACGAACGGATTCATTGGCCTGAAGTGGAGCGTCTGATTCATGATTTGATCGAGGTGCAGCGGAACGACAGTCTGGTCATATGCGGAACGTCGGGCGAATCCCCGACCTTGACCGATGAGGAGAAGGTGGAGCTGTTCAAGTTCGCTGTGGAAAAGGCTGCCGGACGCGCTCGGATCATTGCCGGAACAGGCAGCAACAACACGGCCCACTCGATTCATCTGACGAAGCTGGCCGAGGAAGCCGGCGTCGACGGCGTTCTATTGGTCGCTCCTTACTATAACAGACCGAATCAGGAAGGGCTGTACCGTCATTTCAAAGCGATTGCCGAATCGACGAAGCTGCCGGTCATCCTGTATAACGTTCCGGGACGGACCGCCGTAAGCCTGTCGGTCGAGACAACGCTTCGGCTGGCGGAGATACCGAATATCGTCGCGACGAAGGAATGCGCTTCGATTGAGCAGATGACGCTGATCGTCGATGGCGCGCCGGAAGGGTTCTACGTCTACAGCGGCGACGACCCTCTGACGCTGCCGCTCCTGGCCGTGGGCGGCCACGGCATCATTAGCGTAGCGAGCCATCTTGTCGGCGCGGAGATGAAGACGATGATCGAAGCGTATCTGAACGGGGATAATGCGGAAGCGGCCCGGCTGCATCGCCGCCTGTATCCGGTCTTCAAGGGCCTGTTCCATTGTCCGAACCCGGTTCCCGTGAAGTACGCGCTTCAGCTCCGGGGCTATCATGTCGGCGGTGTCCGTCTGCCGCTGGTAGAGCCGTCCGAGAGCGAGGCCGCATTTATTCGCGAGCTGGTTGAATCGCTCAATTGA
- a CDS encoding ClpP family protease, which produces MPDPNIHLYQPSLHQNEGPPDGTNPSGANTPPPVENIQQLGTASTPSPGESNIYCLNIIGQIEGHIVLPPQNKTTKYEHVIPQLVAAEQNAKIEGVLIILNTVGGDVEAGLAIAEMIASMSKPTVTLVLGGGHSIGVPIAVASQMSFIAETATMTIHPIRLTGLVIGVPQTFEYLDKMQERVVRFVTSHSRVSEHKFKELMFTTGELTRDIGTTVIGHDAVRYGLIDEVGGVGAALRHLNRLIDERKMSKTPGPGNGGTLPPQVQQPPFEGGQI; this is translated from the coding sequence ATGCCTGATCCGAACATACATCTTTATCAGCCGTCACTGCATCAGAATGAGGGGCCGCCCGACGGAACCAACCCATCCGGCGCCAATACCCCGCCCCCAGTCGAGAATATTCAACAGTTGGGCACCGCCTCGACTCCGTCGCCGGGAGAATCGAATATTTATTGCCTGAATATTATCGGGCAGATTGAAGGGCATATCGTGCTGCCGCCTCAAAATAAGACGACGAAATATGAGCATGTCATTCCGCAACTGGTCGCCGCCGAGCAGAATGCCAAAATCGAGGGCGTCCTGATTATTTTGAATACGGTGGGAGGCGACGTTGAAGCGGGCTTGGCGATCGCGGAAATGATTGCCTCCATGTCGAAGCCGACCGTCACGCTCGTACTGGGCGGAGGACATAGCATTGGCGTGCCCATCGCCGTTGCCTCGCAGATGAGTTTTATTGCCGAGACCGCCACGATGACGATTCATCCGATCCGGTTGACCGGACTTGTCATCGGCGTGCCCCAGACGTTTGAGTATTTGGATAAAATGCAGGAGCGAGTCGTCCGGTTCGTCACTTCCCATTCCCGCGTCTCCGAGCATAAATTCAAGGAGTTGATGTTCACGACGGGGGAACTGACCCGGGATATCGGGACGACGGTTATCGGGCACGATGCGGTGCGCTACGGTCTTATCGATGAGGTGGGCGGAGTCGGAGCGGCCCTGCGTCATCTCAATCGTCTGATTGACGAGCGTAAAATGAGCAAAACCCCGGGACCCGGGAACGGAGGAACCCTCCCGCCTCAAGTCCAGCAGCCGCCATTCGAGGGGGGGCAAATCTGA
- a CDS encoding aspartate-semialdehyde dehydrogenase: MTNQKRYNVAVVGATGAVGEQIIKLLEQRQFPIETLTLLSSARSAGTKIVFNGQEITVQEAKPESFEGIDIALFSAGGDVSKALAPEAIKRGAVCIDNTNAFRMDPNTPLVVPEVNIDKVAENQGLIANPNCSTIQMVVALKPLYDRYGISKVIVSTYQAVSGAGSRAIDELERQTKEALEGRDVNPDILPVGSLPVKHQIAFNAIPQIDKFQDNGFTLEEMKMIRETKKIMGDEDIQVTTTCVRIPVVYGHSESVYVELKEDFQLDEVKELLANAPGITLVDNPEAQQYPLATECAGKPDVFVGRLRRDLNEPRALNMWIVSDNLMKGAAWNAVQIAEHIASERP; this comes from the coding sequence ATGACGAATCAGAAGCGGTACAATGTTGCAGTAGTCGGCGCAACTGGCGCCGTAGGGGAACAGATTATCAAATTGCTGGAACAACGTCAATTTCCCATTGAGACGCTGACATTGCTGTCATCCGCTCGTTCCGCCGGAACGAAGATTGTATTTAACGGTCAGGAGATTACGGTGCAGGAAGCGAAGCCGGAGAGCTTCGAGGGAATCGATATTGCCTTGTTCAGCGCAGGCGGCGACGTGTCGAAGGCGCTTGCTCCGGAAGCGATTAAGCGGGGAGCGGTATGTATTGACAATACGAACGCCTTCCGCATGGATCCGAATACGCCGCTCGTCGTTCCTGAAGTGAATATAGACAAAGTGGCAGAAAATCAGGGCCTCATTGCCAATCCGAATTGCTCCACGATCCAGATGGTTGTCGCGTTGAAGCCGCTCTATGACCGGTACGGCATCTCCAAAGTCATCGTCTCGACTTATCAGGCGGTATCCGGAGCGGGAAGCCGCGCGATTGACGAGCTGGAGCGCCAGACGAAGGAAGCGCTGGAGGGCCGGGACGTGAATCCGGATATTCTTCCGGTGGGCTCCTTGCCGGTTAAGCACCAGATTGCCTTTAATGCGATCCCGCAAATCGATAAATTCCAAGACAACGGCTTTACGCTCGAAGAAATGAAAATGATTCGGGAAACGAAGAAAATTATGGGGGATGAAGATATACAGGTTACGACAACATGCGTGCGCATCCCTGTCGTATACGGCCATTCCGAGTCCGTTTATGTCGAATTGAAGGAAGACTTCCAGCTTGATGAAGTCAAAGAGCTGTTGGCGAACGCACCGGGCATCACTTTGGTGGACAATCCGGAAGCACAACAGTACCCGCTGGCGACCGAATGCGCCGGGAAGCCGGACGTATTTGTCGGGCGGCTGCGCAGGGACTTGAACGAACCGCGCGCTCTTAACATGTGGATTGTATCCGATAACTTAATGAAAGGCGCTGCATGGAACGCGGTTCAAATTGCTGAACATATTGCGTCGGAGCGGCCATAA
- the dapG gene encoding aspartate kinase gives MRILVQKFGGTSLSTAEAREKVVQHIRRELDRGYRLAVVVSAMGRRGEPYATDTLLDWIQENGSDLPAREKDLLLCCGEIISATTLCGLLRRHDISATVLTGAQAGFRTDRQFGNARILDVCPERVVEGWNHADVVIVTGFQGQTDEGDMTTLGRGGSDTSATALGAALHAEIVDIYTDVNGILTADPRLVEDAKPLSVVSYTEMCNLAHHGAKVIHPRAVEIAMQAQVPVRVRSTFSEDEGTLVTHPEGFQAMETGFVDRYVTGIAYVSNVTQISVEAEAGVYDLQLKVFKAMAQNHISVDFINVTPSGAVYTVFDTDAPRAREVLEEMGFEPQFLSGCAKVSVIGGGINGVPGIMATIVEALTEQEIQILQSADSNTTIWVLVRKEDMVRALRALHSKFHLER, from the coding sequence ATGCGTATATTAGTACAGAAATTCGGCGGCACTTCTTTGTCTACCGCTGAAGCAAGAGAAAAAGTAGTTCAACATATACGGCGGGAGCTGGATCGAGGCTACCGCCTTGCCGTCGTCGTCTCCGCGATGGGCAGACGGGGAGAACCCTATGCAACCGATACCCTGCTTGATTGGATTCAAGAGAACGGAAGCGATCTTCCTGCGCGAGAGAAGGATTTATTGCTGTGTTGCGGTGAAATCATATCGGCAACGACCTTATGCGGCCTGCTCCGCCGCCACGACATCTCGGCGACCGTGCTGACGGGAGCTCAGGCCGGATTCCGGACGGATCGCCAGTTCGGCAATGCCCGCATACTGGACGTATGTCCCGAGCGGGTCGTCGAAGGCTGGAACCATGCCGATGTCGTTATCGTCACCGGCTTCCAGGGACAGACCGATGAGGGCGATATGACGACCCTCGGCCGGGGAGGAAGCGACACATCCGCCACGGCGCTGGGTGCGGCGCTGCATGCGGAAATTGTCGATATTTATACCGATGTGAACGGCATATTGACCGCCGATCCGCGCTTGGTGGAAGATGCGAAGCCGTTATCGGTCGTAAGCTATACAGAGATGTGCAATCTGGCCCATCACGGGGCGAAAGTCATCCATCCGCGCGCGGTCGAGATTGCGATGCAGGCTCAGGTGCCTGTCCGCGTCCGCTCCACCTTCAGCGAAGACGAGGGGACGCTTGTCACTCATCCGGAAGGCTTCCAAGCGATGGAGACGGGCTTCGTCGATCGCTACGTGACAGGGATAGCTTACGTGAGCAATGTGACGCAAATCTCGGTGGAAGCCGAGGCGGGCGTCTATGATTTGCAGCTCAAAGTCTTCAAGGCGATGGCGCAAAATCATATTAGCGTAGACTTTATTAATGTTACCCCGTCTGGCGCCGTTTATACGGTGTTCGATACCGATGCCCCGAGAGCGCGGGAAGTGCTGGAGGAGATGGGCTTTGAACCCCAATTCCTGTCCGGCTGCGCCAAAGTGTCGGTTATCGGCGGCGGGATCAACGGTGTGCCGGGCATAATGGCCACGATCGTGGAAGCATTGACGGAGCAAGAGATACAGATACTGCAATCCGCGGATTCCAACACGACGATATGGGTTCTGGTACGGAAGGAAGATATGGTCCGGGCGCTGCGGGCGCTGCATTCGAAGTTCCATTTGGAGCGGTAA
- a CDS encoding polysaccharide deacetylase family protein, giving the protein MDSMRPVTRKWMFIIAAFIGVLYIGTGTEAGSFIKERKAVLAISSAYQGNGAEAMEQLPLRERIAEEAKSKYVAPIDARIDRVWKAIPGYNGLEADLDRTYEANKSKPAGADITWVMREIPPRVTLDQLGPQPIYRGNPNKKMAGLMINVAWGNEHIEPMLATLKEEKVKATFFFDGSWLKKNPEMAKRIQEEGHELENHAYSHPNMSELSAGLQAQQIEKTKRLLETTLQVKNKWFAPPSGDFNELTVQTAHAYGLKTVLWTVDTVDWKNPNPSDVIRKIDAKVEPGSLILMHPTPASKAALQGIIRSIRNKGILPGTVSETLSEKRLDPGAVEPR; this is encoded by the coding sequence ATGGACTCAATGCGACCAGTCACGCGAAAATGGATGTTCATCATCGCTGCTTTCATAGGGGTGCTATATATCGGAACGGGCACGGAAGCCGGTTCTTTCATTAAAGAGCGCAAAGCGGTGCTCGCCATCAGCAGCGCGTATCAGGGGAACGGGGCGGAAGCGATGGAGCAGCTCCCGCTGCGGGAGCGGATAGCGGAGGAAGCCAAGAGCAAATATGTCGCGCCGATCGATGCGCGCATCGACCGGGTCTGGAAAGCCATCCCCGGTTATAACGGGCTGGAGGCGGATCTCGATCGAACGTACGAAGCCAATAAATCGAAGCCGGCGGGGGCCGATATTACATGGGTTATGCGAGAAATTCCGCCGCGGGTGACGCTCGACCAATTGGGGCCGCAGCCGATTTATCGCGGGAATCCGAACAAGAAGATGGCGGGGCTCATGATAAATGTCGCATGGGGGAACGAGCATATCGAACCGATGCTGGCGACGCTGAAGGAAGAGAAAGTGAAGGCGACCTTTTTCTTCGACGGAAGCTGGCTCAAAAAAAATCCGGAGATGGCGAAGCGGATACAGGAGGAAGGGCATGAACTTGAGAACCATGCCTATTCCCACCCGAACATGAGCGAACTGAGCGCGGGCTTGCAGGCCCAGCAAATCGAGAAAACGAAGCGCCTGCTCGAAACGACGCTCCAAGTGAAGAACAAATGGTTCGCGCCTCCATCCGGCGATTTCAACGAGCTGACGGTTCAAACCGCGCATGCGTACGGATTGAAGACCGTACTGTGGACGGTCGACACCGTGGATTGGAAAAATCCGAATCCTTCCGACGTCATTCGCAAAATCGACGCGAAGGTCGAGCCGGGCTCCCTCATCCTGATGCATCCTACGCCTGCCTCCAAGGCCGCGCTGCAAGGAATCATCCGCTCGATTCGCAACAAAGGGATTTTGCCCGGAACGGTCAGCGAGACGCTGTCCGAGAAGCGGCTCGACCCGGGGGCGGTTGAGCCGCGCTAA
- a CDS encoding M16 family metallopeptidase, with protein MEKVQLSNGLRVVMEKIPTCRSVSFGIWVKTGSRNENETTNGISHFIEHMMFKGTERFDAKAIADSFDAIGGNVNAFTSKEYTCYYAKVLDEHLPIAVDVLSDMFFRSALQAEELSKEKNVILEEIAMYEDTPDDTVHDLVTRAAFGGHPLAYPILGTRERLEPMGSADLRQYMQEHYTIENTVIAVAGNFDASLLELLEKHFGHFRNSRPSHQVSAPIFDGSSIFHQKKTEQNHICLSLPGCSMTDRRLYAMILLNNVIGGGMSSRLFQEIREKRGLAYAVYSYHSSHADCGLFTIYAGTAPKQTQDVLDITLEVLGNLAAHGLTQDELRKGKEQLKGSLILGLESTGARMNRLGKNELMLGRHYTLDEIIARIDSITMDDITYVLSRMLSEPFAAAMVGANDRAISAFRRDYFVTASPSS; from the coding sequence GTGGAGAAAGTGCAGTTAAGTAACGGCCTGCGGGTCGTTATGGAAAAAATACCAACCTGCCGTTCCGTATCATTCGGCATTTGGGTGAAGACCGGTTCACGCAATGAGAATGAGACGACCAACGGTATTTCTCATTTTATTGAGCACATGATGTTCAAAGGTACGGAGCGGTTCGATGCCAAGGCGATCGCGGATTCGTTCGACGCAATCGGAGGGAATGTGAACGCATTTACTTCGAAGGAATATACGTGCTACTATGCCAAAGTGCTGGATGAGCATCTTCCGATAGCCGTCGATGTGTTGTCGGACATGTTTTTCCGATCGGCTCTCCAGGCAGAAGAGCTGAGCAAGGAGAAGAACGTCATCCTTGAGGAAATCGCGATGTATGAAGACACGCCAGACGATACGGTGCACGATCTCGTCACGCGGGCCGCATTTGGCGGCCACCCGCTCGCCTATCCGATTCTCGGGACGAGGGAACGTCTGGAGCCGATGGGGTCTGCCGACTTGCGCCAATACATGCAGGAGCACTACACGATTGAAAATACGGTAATTGCCGTGGCGGGCAATTTCGACGCCTCTCTGTTGGAGCTCCTGGAGAAGCATTTCGGGCATTTCCGCAATTCCCGCCCGTCTCATCAGGTGTCTGCGCCGATATTCGACGGAAGCTCGATCTTCCATCAGAAGAAGACGGAGCAGAATCATATATGCTTGAGCTTGCCCGGCTGCTCCATGACCGATCGGCGGCTCTATGCCATGATCTTATTGAATAACGTTATCGGAGGCGGCATGAGCTCCCGCCTGTTCCAGGAGATTCGCGAGAAGCGGGGCTTAGCCTACGCAGTCTATTCCTATCATTCGTCTCATGCCGATTGCGGACTGTTCACCATCTATGCGGGGACGGCTCCGAAGCAGACGCAAGACGTGCTGGACATTACGCTAGAGGTGCTTGGCAATCTCGCAGCGCACGGTCTGACCCAGGATGAATTGAGGAAGGGCAAGGAGCAGTTGAAAGGGAGCTTGATTCTGGGGCTGGAGAGTACCGGCGCCCGAATGAACCGGTTGGGCAAGAACGAGTTGATGCTTGGCCGGCACTATACATTAGATGAAATCATTGCGCGGATCGATTCGATTACGATGGATGACATTACATATGTTTTATCCCGCATGCTGTCCGAGCCGTTTGCCGCGGCCATGGTTGGGGCGAACGATCGCGCAATTTCGGCTTTCAGGAGGGATTACTTTGTTACAGCAAGTCCATCAAGTTGA
- the dpsA gene encoding dipicolinate synthase subunit DpsA — MLTGVQVVFIGGDARQLEIIQKLSELDATVILVGYEQLQNPFHGVQRQPLTPELLRKADAVVLPAVGTDDKGKVHAIFTSEELVLAEEHVAALPEHAVLFTGMAKPYLSKLCTKYRLKLFELFDRDDVAIYNSIPTAEGALMMAIQHTDITLHGSESVVLGMGRTGFTMARTLLGVGARVRIGVRRNEHFARATEMGFNPFYISDLAREVSNIDLLFNTIPTMIVTAQVIAQIPHRAVIIDLASMPGGVDFRFAEKRGIKAMLAPGLPGIVAPKTAGRILAQSISQLLQESMVERGIIGQ; from the coding sequence ATGTTAACCGGAGTTCAAGTGGTGTTCATCGGCGGCGACGCCCGGCAGCTTGAGATTATTCAGAAGCTGTCCGAGTTGGATGCCACCGTTATTCTTGTGGGCTATGAACAGCTGCAAAATCCGTTCCACGGCGTCCAGCGCCAGCCGTTGACACCGGAGCTGCTGAGGAAGGCCGATGCGGTCGTCCTGCCGGCGGTAGGAACGGATGACAAAGGCAAGGTTCATGCCATATTTACGTCGGAAGAGCTGGTGCTGGCGGAAGAGCATGTGGCCGCCTTGCCGGAGCATGCCGTGCTGTTTACCGGAATGGCTAAGCCGTATCTAAGCAAGCTGTGCACGAAATACCGGCTGAAGCTGTTCGAGCTGTTCGACAGGGATGACGTGGCGATTTATAATTCGATTCCGACCGCCGAGGGCGCCTTGATGATGGCGATTCAGCATACCGATATTACGCTTCACGGCTCCGAGTCGGTCGTGCTTGGCATGGGAAGGACCGGATTTACGATGGCGCGGACGCTGCTTGGCGTCGGAGCGCGGGTGCGGATTGGGGTAAGGCGGAACGAGCATTTCGCCCGGGCGACGGAGATGGGGTTCAACCCTTTCTATATAAGCGATTTGGCGCGGGAAGTGTCGAACATCGACTTGCTTTTTAATACGATACCGACTATGATAGTCACAGCGCAGGTCATTGCCCAAATACCCCATCGCGCGGTCATTATCGACCTGGCCTCCATGCCTGGAGGCGTCGACTTCCGGTTCGCCGAGAAGCGCGGAATCAAGGCGATGCTGGCCCCCGGATTGCCGGGGATCGTGGCGCCGAAGACGGCGGGACGCATCTTGGCCCAGAGCATCTCACAGCTGCTGCAGGAGTCCATGGTGGAACGGGGGATTATAGGGCAATGA
- a CDS encoding ribonuclease J, whose protein sequence is MSKKNTADKLSIFALGGVGEIGKNMYVVQYGNDIVVIDAGLKFPEEDMLGIDIVIPDISYLTDNRDKVRGILITHGHEDHIGGLPYVLKHLNVPVYGTRLTLGLIESKLREANLLGETKRVLITADSEVQLGTIRATFFKTNHSIPDSVGVCLETPEGNVVHTGDFKFDHTPVNGQYADLQRMAEIGSKGVLALLSDSTNAERPGYTPSESSVGVVLEEIFRSAQQRVVVATFASNIHRIQQVIEAAHATNRKLTVVGRSMVNVVTIASELGYLYIPDGMLIEPDEVNKMAADRVVILSTGSQGEPMSALTRMARSTHRKVDILPGDTVVIAATPIPGNEKYVGRTIDELSRLGAHVIYSGMRAGVHVSGHGSQEELKLMLNLMRPKYFIPIHGEYRMLRHHAQLAESVGIEKENIFITDIGDTVEIQNGVARRGSKVQSGYVLIDGLGVGDVGNIVLRDRKLLSQDGILVVVVTLSKQDGTILSGPDIISRGFVYVRESEGLLDEANRIVTSTLHKLMNENVNEWASLKTNVKDALGRFLYEQTRRRPMILPIIMEV, encoded by the coding sequence TTGTCGAAGAAAAACACCGCTGATAAATTATCTATCTTCGCATTGGGCGGCGTGGGCGAAATCGGGAAAAATATGTACGTCGTCCAATACGGAAACGATATCGTCGTCATCGATGCAGGGTTGAAGTTCCCGGAAGAAGATATGCTCGGAATTGATATTGTCATTCCGGATATTTCATATTTGACCGATAATCGTGACAAAGTAAGAGGAATCCTCATTACGCACGGACATGAAGATCACATCGGTGGTCTTCCCTATGTACTGAAGCATTTGAATGTGCCAGTGTACGGCACACGCTTGACGTTGGGCTTGATTGAGAGCAAGCTGCGTGAAGCCAATCTGCTGGGCGAGACGAAGCGCGTCCTGATTACGGCAGATTCCGAAGTGCAGCTCGGAACGATCCGGGCGACGTTCTTCAAGACGAATCACTCGATCCCGGATTCGGTGGGGGTATGTCTGGAGACGCCGGAAGGCAATGTCGTCCATACGGGCGATTTCAAGTTCGACCACACGCCGGTTAACGGGCAATATGCCGATTTGCAGCGTATGGCCGAGATCGGGAGCAAGGGCGTGCTCGCCCTGCTGTCCGACAGCACGAATGCGGAGCGTCCAGGCTATACGCCTTCGGAGAGCAGCGTCGGCGTGGTGCTGGAGGAGATTTTCCGCAGCGCTCAGCAGCGCGTCGTCGTGGCGACGTTCGCTTCCAACATTCACCGGATTCAGCAGGTGATTGAGGCAGCGCATGCGACGAACCGGAAGCTCACCGTGGTCGGCCGCAGCATGGTCAATGTCGTTACGATCGCTTCGGAACTCGGATATTTATATATTCCGGACGGCATGCTGATTGAACCGGATGAAGTGAACAAGATGGCTGCTGACCGGGTAGTCATTCTGTCAACCGGCTCCCAAGGCGAGCCGATGTCCGCTCTGACGCGGATGGCGCGTTCGACGCACCGCAAGGTTGATATTTTGCCGGGAGACACCGTCGTCATTGCCGCTACTCCGATTCCGGGGAACGAGAAGTATGTCGGACGAACTATCGATGAATTGTCCCGCTTGGGTGCTCATGTCATCTATAGCGGCATGAGAGCCGGCGTCCACGTATCCGGCCACGGCAGTCAGGAAGAGCTCAAGCTGATGCTCAACTTGATGCGGCCTAAATATTTCATTCCGATTCACGGCGAATACCGGATGCTGAGACATCACGCTCAGCTGGCGGAGTCGGTCGGAATTGAGAAGGAAAACATTTTCATTACGGACATCGGAGATACCGTCGAGATTCAGAATGGCGTCGCCCGGCGCGGATCGAAGGTGCAATCGGGCTACGTCCTCATTGACGGACTCGGCGTCGGCGATGTCGGCAATATCGTATTGCGCGATCGCAAATTGCTTTCTCAAGACGGCATTCTGGTCGTCGTTGTCACTTTGAGCAAGCAGGACGGCACGATTCTGTCCGGTCCGGATATTATTTCCCGCGGATTCGTCTATGTCCGTGAGTCGGAAGGCCTTCTGGACGAAGCGAACCGCATCGTCACCTCGACGCTTCATAAGCTGATGAACGAGAATGTGAACGAATGGGCTTCGCTCAAGACGAATGTGAAGGATGCGCTGGGCCGGTTCCTGTATGAGCAGACCCGCCGCCGTCCGATGATTCTGCCTATTATTATGGAAGTATAA